A window of the Rhodoferax sp. GW822-FHT02A01 genome harbors these coding sequences:
- a CDS encoding DUF4089 domain-containing protein, whose amino-acid sequence MNDGDVVAYVQASAKFLALPLDDARAYAVAKHLSRTAQLARQLEDFPLALEDEICEIFSPAPFPAATDGSDQGTP is encoded by the coding sequence ATGAATGACGGGGATGTAGTGGCCTATGTGCAGGCCTCGGCCAAATTCCTGGCCCTGCCGCTGGATGATGCGCGCGCCTACGCCGTGGCCAAGCACCTGAGCCGCACGGCGCAGCTCGCCCGGCAACTGGAGGACTTTCCTCTGGCCTTGGAAGACGAGATTTGCGAAATCTTCTCGCCCGCACCGTTTCCCGCGGCCACGGACGGCTCCGACCAGGGGACGCCATGA
- a CDS encoding AMP-binding protein, translated as MNAAQASGLVHAPLEEWARSRGDAVAIACGTQTLSFAALHAAVTQRAQHLTHTHAPATVMVDPAQDLPQRLVDFLGIVASGRCAAVADPDWTAAVLHNVQAAIPQQGCDMSSAQPDSAFYVGFTSGSTGVPKGFRRNHRSWVESFRVCLQDFGPDAGTRILAPGRDSHSLFLFGMLLGLWTGAGVVVQEKFSAAAALDILRQGDTPSMITAPSQLILMLDVARHRKLAPIDAVRLIMISGARWMRSRTAELRALFPKARIIEFYGASETSFIAWMDSDDNASPAVVGRPFSNVQLQIREADDDGVGMIYVHSPMVFMDYFGTADDTAALRDGEWLSVRDLGRLDAHGFLSLAGRQNRMIVTQGKNLFAEELEAVLESHAAIAAASVHGVDDARRGALVVAVIRWVPGASTALPTALDISAWCKRTLEAYKAPRKVFVCTDWPLTAGGKTDHRKLGQSLQAHLHSNASTTPPQGLPCLHTLH; from the coding sequence ATGAATGCGGCGCAAGCCTCGGGGCTGGTGCATGCGCCTTTGGAGGAATGGGCACGCTCCCGTGGCGATGCAGTTGCCATTGCCTGCGGCACACAGACCCTGAGCTTTGCCGCCTTGCACGCCGCAGTCACGCAGCGCGCACAGCACCTCACACACACCCACGCACCGGCCACCGTCATGGTGGACCCGGCGCAGGACTTGCCGCAGCGGCTGGTGGACTTTTTGGGCATTGTGGCCAGCGGCCGCTGTGCCGCAGTGGCCGACCCGGACTGGACTGCAGCCGTCTTGCACAACGTGCAGGCCGCCATCCCGCAACAAGGCTGCGACATGTCAAGCGCGCAGCCCGACTCCGCGTTCTACGTGGGCTTTACCTCCGGCAGCACCGGCGTCCCCAAGGGTTTCAGGCGCAACCACCGATCCTGGGTGGAGAGCTTTCGGGTGTGTCTGCAAGACTTCGGACCCGACGCGGGCACGCGCATCCTGGCACCGGGGCGCGACTCGCATTCGCTGTTTCTGTTTGGCATGTTGCTGGGCCTGTGGACCGGCGCGGGCGTGGTGGTGCAGGAGAAGTTTTCGGCAGCAGCCGCGCTGGACATCCTGCGCCAGGGCGACACGCCCAGCATGATCACCGCGCCCAGCCAGCTCATCCTGATGCTGGACGTGGCGCGGCACCGCAAGCTCGCACCCATTGACGCGGTGCGCCTCATCATGATCAGCGGCGCGCGCTGGATGCGCAGCCGCACGGCCGAGCTGCGTGCGCTGTTTCCCAAGGCCCGCATCATCGAGTTCTATGGCGCGTCCGAGACCAGCTTCATCGCCTGGATGGACAGCGACGACAACGCATCGCCCGCCGTGGTGGGCCGCCCGTTCAGCAATGTGCAGTTGCAGATACGCGAGGCCGACGACGACGGCGTGGGCATGATCTATGTGCACAGCCCCATGGTGTTCATGGACTACTTTGGCACCGCCGACGACACCGCCGCGTTGCGCGATGGCGAATGGCTTTCGGTGCGCGACCTGGGCCGACTGGATGCGCACGGTTTTCTCAGCCTGGCCGGTCGGCAGAACCGCATGATCGTCACGCAGGGCAAGAACCTGTTTGCCGAAGAGCTGGAGGCGGTGCTGGAATCGCACGCAGCCATTGCCGCAGCCTCAGTGCACGGCGTGGACGATGCGCGGCGCGGTGCGCTGGTGGTGGCCGTCATCCGCTGGGTGCCCGGCGCATCGACCGCGTTGCCCACGGCACTGGACATCAGCGCCTGGTGCAAGCGCACGCTGGAGGCCTACAAGGCACCGCGCAAGGTCTTCGTCTGCACCGACTGGCCGTTGACCGCCGGTGGCAAGACGGACCACCGCAAACTGGGCCAAAGCCTGCAAGCGCATCTGCACAGCAATGCATCCACCACCCCACCACAAGGTCTGCCATGCCTGCACACACTGCACTGA
- a CDS encoding DUF2789 domain-containing protein, whose protein sequence is MDTSKHHIAQLFEQLGLPSSPAEIDAFVARHRLPEGVSLCKAPFWSPAQAQFLAQALADDSDWAEAADALAVRLS, encoded by the coding sequence ATGGACACCAGCAAACACCATATCGCCCAACTGTTCGAGCAACTGGGGCTGCCCTCGTCACCAGCGGAAATCGATGCCTTTGTCGCCCGCCATCGCCTGCCCGAAGGCGTTTCCCTGTGCAAGGCGCCGTTCTGGAGTCCGGCACAGGCCCAGTTTCTGGCACAGGCCCTGGCCGACGACTCGGACTGGGCAGAAGCCGCCGACGCGCTGGCCGTGCGCCTGAGCTGA
- the atzF gene encoding allophanate hydrolase, translated as MVQQNLNDAGSHPVDAGNAWIRRAAPEIAIGGSGPLQGLRFAAKDNIDVAGLATTAACAEFSYLPTEHATVVSKLLWSGATVAGKTNLDQFACGLNGTRSPYGAVPNAFDPAYVSGGSSSGSAYVVATGQVHFSLGTDTAGSGRVPAGLNNIVGLKPTKGLISTFGLVPAAQSVDCISIFATTVGLAARVLEAAMGYDAKDPYSRKLQLKSTALPAAFRFGVPDVLEFCGDVLAEQAFGRAVQRMTELGGTPVTIPFAPLAQAASLLYESALVAERYAAIRRFFDANEEHVVEPVRSIIGKGRSYDAADVYAAQTRLRALGQQADAMWDRIDVLLVPTAPTHYTIAQMLADPVALNRNLGAYTNFVNLLDYAALAVPSEMRPDGLPFGITLVGPCASDWQLAELGQRYHHATGLLQGALQTPLPPPLKIVGISGTDSVRVAVVGAHLSGMPLNGQLTQRNARLLAATRTAADYKLYALPGTVPPKPGLLRVAPGAGSRIAVEVWEMPLANLGSFVALIPEPLGIGTLRLEDGSTVQGFICEPYALEGALDISAFGGWRNYLASLKP; from the coding sequence ATGGTGCAACAAAATCTGAACGATGCAGGGTCTCACCCAGTGGATGCGGGCAATGCCTGGATACGCAGGGCGGCGCCCGAAATAGCAATTGGCGGATCGGGCCCCCTGCAGGGCCTGCGCTTTGCCGCCAAGGACAACATTGATGTAGCGGGGCTTGCGACCACTGCGGCCTGCGCCGAGTTCTCGTATCTGCCAACCGAACACGCCACCGTGGTGTCCAAGCTTTTGTGGTCGGGGGCGACGGTTGCGGGCAAGACCAATCTGGACCAATTCGCCTGCGGCCTGAACGGAACCCGTTCGCCATACGGCGCAGTGCCCAATGCCTTTGACCCGGCCTATGTGTCCGGCGGCTCCAGTTCGGGTTCTGCCTATGTGGTGGCCACAGGCCAGGTGCACTTTTCCTTGGGAACCGACACGGCGGGGTCGGGGCGGGTGCCGGCCGGGTTGAACAACATCGTAGGTCTGAAACCTACCAAGGGCCTGATCAGCACCTTTGGTCTGGTGCCTGCAGCGCAGAGTGTGGACTGCATATCCATCTTTGCCACGACCGTGGGGCTGGCGGCGCGCGTGCTGGAGGCCGCCATGGGTTACGACGCAAAAGACCCGTATTCCCGCAAGCTGCAACTCAAAAGTACCGCGCTGCCGGCGGCGTTCCGGTTTGGCGTGCCGGACGTGCTGGAGTTTTGCGGGGATGTGCTGGCCGAGCAGGCGTTTGGCCGCGCCGTGCAGCGCATGACCGAGCTGGGCGGCACGCCCGTCACCATCCCCTTTGCGCCGTTGGCGCAGGCCGCCTCCTTGCTCTATGAGAGTGCCCTGGTGGCCGAGCGCTATGCCGCCATACGCCGTTTTTTCGATGCAAACGAGGAGCACGTGGTGGAGCCGGTGCGCAGCATCATTGGCAAGGGCCGCAGTTACGACGCGGCCGATGTCTATGCCGCGCAAACCCGTTTGCGTGCGCTGGGTCAGCAGGCCGATGCCATGTGGGACCGCATCGATGTGCTGCTGGTGCCCACCGCGCCCACGCACTACACCATTGCGCAGATGCTGGCCGATCCGGTGGCACTGAACCGCAACCTCGGGGCCTATACCAATTTCGTCAATCTACTGGACTACGCGGCACTGGCCGTGCCCAGCGAAATGCGCCCGGATGGTTTGCCCTTTGGCATCACCCTGGTGGGCCCGTGCGCCAGCGACTGGCAACTGGCCGAACTGGGGCAGCGTTACCACCATGCCACCGGCCTCCTGCAAGGAGCCTTGCAAACCCCGCTGCCACCGCCCCTGAAGATTGTCGGTATCAGCGGGACCGATTCGGTGCGCGTGGCCGTTGTCGGTGCGCATCTCTCGGGCATGCCGCTCAACGGCCAGCTGACCCAGCGCAATGCCCGGCTGCTGGCAGCCACACGCACCGCTGCCGACTACAAGCTGTATGCCTTGCCCGGCACCGTCCCGCCCAAGCCGGGCCTGTTGCGGGTTGCTCCGGGAGCTGGAAGCCGCATCGCCGTGGAGGTGTGGGAAATGCCGCTGGCCAACCTTGGCTCTTTTGTTGCTTTGATACCGGAGCCACTGGGAATAGGAACGCTGCGTCTGGAAGATGGCAGCACGGTACAAGGCTTTATCTGCGAACCGTATGCGCTGGAAGGCGCGTTGGATATTTCTGCTTTCGGTGGTTGGCGCAACTACCTTGCGTCCTTGAAGCCCTGA
- a CDS encoding AtzE family amidohydrolase encodes MTLQRPDAARMARSVAQGYVSARELLETCVQRIEATDARINAFAVRTLERARKEADAVDARRAAGEILPALAGVPYAVKNLFDVQGEVTLAGSKVNRSHAPARQDAFLVQQMHKAGAILVGALNMDEYAYGFTTENSHYGATHNPHDLQRTAGGSSGGSGAAVAAGQVPIALASDTNGSIRVPSSFCGVWGLKPTFGRLSRHGTYPFVQSIDHLGPLADSVESLALSYDALQGPDPRDPASRAERVQPTFSSLGQGVQGLRIGSLGGYFEDLATAPARQVAALAASVLRATPGVVWPEPALARSAAFITTASEGGRLHLADLKKQMADFEPLSVDRFIAGALQPAAWYLRAQQFRRVYRDRVNALFADWDVLLAPATPLSAPLLGAEWIEINGQQYPCRPSIGLLSQPISFSGCPVVTAPMWPGGTGGMPIGVQIITAPWREDLALRVAQVLQDAGVAHLKQVKL; translated from the coding sequence ATGACGCTGCAAAGGCCGGATGCCGCCCGCATGGCGCGCAGCGTTGCGCAGGGGTATGTCAGCGCACGCGAACTGCTGGAGACCTGCGTTCAGCGCATAGAGGCAACGGACGCCCGTATCAACGCCTTCGCGGTGCGCACGCTGGAGCGCGCCAGAAAGGAAGCCGACGCGGTGGACGCGCGACGCGCAGCCGGCGAGATTCTGCCGGCCCTGGCCGGCGTGCCCTATGCCGTCAAGAACCTGTTTGACGTGCAGGGTGAAGTCACACTGGCTGGCTCCAAGGTCAACCGTAGCCACGCGCCTGCGCGGCAGGATGCATTTCTGGTGCAGCAAATGCACAAGGCCGGTGCGATTCTGGTGGGCGCGCTCAATATGGACGAGTACGCCTACGGCTTCACCACCGAGAACAGCCACTACGGCGCAACCCACAACCCGCACGATCTGCAGCGCACTGCCGGCGGTTCCTCCGGTGGTTCGGGCGCCGCCGTAGCGGCAGGGCAGGTGCCGATTGCGCTGGCTTCCGACACCAACGGCTCCATCCGCGTGCCCTCGTCCTTTTGCGGCGTGTGGGGGCTCAAGCCCACGTTCGGGCGCCTTTCGCGCCATGGCACCTATCCGTTTGTGCAAAGCATTGACCACCTGGGGCCGCTGGCCGATTCGGTGGAAAGCCTGGCGCTTTCCTACGACGCCTTGCAGGGACCCGACCCGCGCGACCCGGCCAGTCGGGCCGAGCGCGTGCAGCCCACGTTCTCATCGCTGGGGCAAGGTGTGCAGGGGCTGCGCATTGGCAGCCTGGGCGGTTACTTTGAAGACTTGGCGACAGCGCCAGCACGCCAGGTTGCCGCGCTGGCGGCCAGTGTGCTGCGTGCCACGCCGGGCGTGGTCTGGCCGGAGCCGGCACTGGCGCGCTCCGCTGCCTTCATCACCACCGCCAGCGAAGGTGGACGCCTGCATCTGGCAGATTTGAAAAAGCAGATGGCGGACTTCGAGCCGCTGTCGGTGGACCGCTTCATCGCTGGTGCCCTGCAGCCTGCTGCCTGGTATCTGCGCGCCCAGCAGTTCCGACGGGTCTACCGGGACCGGGTGAATGCCTTGTTTGCCGACTGGGACGTGCTGCTGGCACCGGCCACGCCCTTGAGCGCGCCCTTGCTGGGCGCCGAGTGGATAGAGATCAACGGACAGCAGTACCCCTGCCGACCCTCCATTGGTCTGCTGTCCCAGCCGATTTCGTTTTCAGGTTGCCCGGTGGTCACGGCACCGATGTGGCCGGGCGGCACCGGCGGCATGCCCATTGGTGTGCAGATCATCACCGCGCCCTGGCGTGAAGACCTGGCCCTGCGCGTCGCGCAGGTGCTGCAGGACGCGGGCGTGGCCCATCTCAAACAAGTGAAGCTCTGA
- a CDS encoding ABC transporter ATP-binding protein, producing the protein MPSSNFTPSSSNAAAPGLPRLQITNVSLTRGNTPVFSGLNLQLDTERIGLIGDNGSGKSSLFRMLCGLDVPQSGSVQVRGLQASQVSSKRPGLVGMMFQNPDEQIIFPTVEEELALGLSPRGVARRDAIAQARVFLQSRGLESWASRTIGSLSQGQRQHVCWLSLMIASPELLLLDEPFASLDLPGQALLEADIARTPQQVIVSTHLLDHVRGFERVIWLDKGQVRDDGPGQQVCAAYEAGVKQRVASQAVTIQ; encoded by the coding sequence GTGCCTTCGTCTAACTTCACACCCTCTTCCTCCAACGCCGCAGCACCGGGATTGCCGCGCTTGCAGATCACCAACGTCAGCCTGACACGCGGCAATACGCCGGTGTTTTCCGGGCTGAACTTGCAACTCGATACCGAGCGCATTGGCCTGATCGGCGACAACGGTTCGGGCAAGAGCAGCCTGTTTCGCATGCTGTGCGGGCTGGATGTGCCGCAGTCCGGCAGCGTGCAGGTGCGCGGGCTGCAGGCCAGCCAGGTCAGCAGCAAGCGCCCCGGCCTGGTGGGCATGATGTTCCAGAACCCGGATGAACAGATCATCTTCCCCACCGTGGAAGAAGAACTGGCGCTAGGCCTGAGCCCCCGCGGTGTGGCACGGCGCGACGCCATTGCCCAAGCCCGGGTCTTTCTGCAATCCCGTGGGCTGGAGTCCTGGGCCAGCCGCACCATCGGCAGCCTGAGCCAGGGCCAGCGCCAGCATGTGTGCTGGCTGTCGCTGATGATTGCCTCGCCCGAACTGCTGCTGCTCGATGAACCCTTTGCCAGCCTGGATCTGCCGGGCCAGGCGCTGCTGGAGGCGGACATAGCACGCACGCCGCAGCAGGTGATCGTCTCCACCCATCTGCTGGACCATGTGCGCGGCTTTGAGCGCGTGATCTGGCTGGACAAAGGCCAGGTCCGCGATGACGGGCCAGGCCAACAGGTGTGCGCCGCCTACGAAGCAGGCGTGAAGCAACGCGTCGCGTCCCAAGCCGTCACCATCCAGTAA
- a CDS encoding thiolase family protein — MPAHTALIAAWARSAVAPHGGAFRTLQPHEIAAPVLRALLQRAGVGPQAVDAVVLGNALGAGGNPARMVALAAGLPDRCAALSVDTQCCAGLDAVAMAVGLLASGQARVVIAGGVEAWSRAPIRQTRPLHVGAPAVPYERPAFAPDPARDPDLLESAAAYARQHGFTRVQQDAYAVHSHQRALHHQASMAAEIVPVLGLDHDAYVRAITPERAARMPLAIKGDVPDDWAMSTLAVSAKADGAALVLLATEDACQELSITPQAAWLASAFVGGDPATPLLAAQAATEIAMQRAGVQAASALRVVELHDAFAVQGLRFCQGLGLDPQLINRRGGGMARGHPIGASGAIALVRLLADLQQDEAAGALGLAAVAGAGGIGAATVVQWL, encoded by the coding sequence ATGCCTGCACACACTGCACTGATTGCGGCCTGGGCTCGCAGCGCGGTGGCGCCGCATGGCGGAGCCTTTCGTACGCTGCAGCCGCATGAGATCGCAGCGCCGGTACTGCGGGCACTGCTGCAGCGCGCAGGCGTAGGCCCGCAGGCCGTAGATGCTGTGGTGTTGGGCAATGCGCTGGGCGCGGGTGGCAACCCGGCACGCATGGTGGCATTGGCCGCCGGCCTGCCCGACCGTTGCGCGGCCTTGTCGGTAGACACGCAATGCTGCGCGGGTCTGGATGCAGTCGCCATGGCCGTGGGCCTGCTGGCCTCGGGTCAGGCACGCGTGGTCATCGCCGGGGGTGTGGAGGCCTGGAGCCGCGCACCGATACGGCAGACGCGCCCCCTACATGTGGGCGCGCCCGCCGTGCCCTATGAGCGCCCCGCCTTTGCGCCCGACCCGGCGCGCGACCCGGACCTGTTGGAGTCCGCCGCTGCCTATGCGCGACAGCATGGCTTCACCCGCGTGCAGCAAGACGCTTATGCAGTGCACAGCCACCAGCGCGCGCTGCATCACCAAGCATCCATGGCCGCAGAAATCGTGCCGGTGCTGGGCCTGGACCACGACGCCTACGTGCGCGCCATCACACCCGAACGCGCTGCGCGCATGCCCCTAGCCATCAAGGGCGATGTGCCCGACGACTGGGCCATGAGCACGCTGGCGGTATCGGCCAAGGCCGATGGCGCGGCACTGGTGCTGCTGGCCACCGAGGATGCGTGCCAAGAGCTGAGCATCACGCCGCAGGCCGCGTGGCTGGCATCAGCCTTTGTGGGGGGCGACCCCGCAACGCCGCTGTTGGCCGCGCAGGCTGCAACAGAGATCGCCATGCAACGCGCTGGCGTGCAAGCGGCCAGCGCGCTGCGCGTGGTGGAGTTGCACGATGCGTTTGCGGTACAGGGCTTGCGCTTTTGCCAAGGCCTAGGCCTGGACCCGCAGCTGATCAACCGCCGTGGCGGCGGCATGGCGCGCGGCCACCCCATTGGCGCATCGGGCGCGATTGCACTGGTGCGCCTGCTGGCCGACCTGCAGCAGGACGAAGCTGCGGGTGCGCTCGGGCTGGCTGCGGTGGCCGGTGCCGGTGGCATTGGCGCGGCCACCGTGGTGCAATGGCTGTAA
- a CDS encoding biotin transporter BioY, producing the protein MKSSRSLALVALFAALLAVFGLIPKIDLPLGVPITLQTLGVMLAGCMLGPKRALQSMLLFLLAVALGLPLLSGGRGGLGVFMAPSAGYLISWPFGALVTGWIMSNLPRSTPNRAAGSAFTASALGGLLVVHAFGVTGLVIIAKLSWMQALLGTLVFVPGDLIKCAVCAIVVHTVARGVPDWQFGGRALK; encoded by the coding sequence ATGAAATCATCCCGCTCCCTGGCCCTGGTGGCCCTGTTTGCCGCACTGCTCGCTGTGTTCGGCCTGATTCCCAAAATCGATCTGCCGCTGGGCGTTCCCATCACCTTGCAGACGCTGGGCGTGATGCTGGCCGGCTGCATGCTCGGCCCCAAACGCGCGCTGCAGTCCATGCTGCTGTTCCTGTTGGCCGTCGCACTGGGCCTGCCTCTGCTGTCGGGCGGACGCGGTGGCCTGGGCGTGTTCATGGCGCCTTCTGCCGGGTACCTGATCAGCTGGCCTTTTGGTGCGCTGGTCACTGGCTGGATCATGTCCAACCTGCCACGCAGCACGCCCAACCGCGCAGCCGGCAGTGCATTTACCGCATCGGCCTTGGGTGGTCTGCTGGTGGTACATGCCTTTGGCGTGACGGGTCTGGTGATCATCGCCAAGCTGAGCTGGATGCAGGCGCTGCTGGGCACGCTGGTGTTCGTGCCCGGTGACCTGATCAAGTGCGCGGTGTGCGCCATCGTGGTCCATACCGTGGCACGTGGCGTGCCCGATTGGCAATTCGGGGGTCGTGCGCTGAAATGA
- a CDS encoding nitroreductase — MTPPAPFHTLVNSRRSIRAFQPTPVADDVLRDVLQSARQAPSGANLQPGMFYAVQGAVRAVLCDDLVQAFRAGQQEVEDYAYFPKPMPSVLRRRQVAAARALYGALQIERDDRAGRDQQFERNFRFFDAPVALVVTIDRDFGSGGYMDLGMALYGLMLAAHARGLATCAVGALASYPSLIRRHLGLDDKSVVVCGMALGYADEDAPVNRTVTTRCALDEYFRVIG; from the coding sequence GTGACGCCGCCTGCTCCCTTCCACACTCTCGTCAACTCCCGCCGCTCCATCCGCGCCTTCCAGCCCACCCCCGTGGCCGATGACGTGCTGCGCGACGTGTTGCAGAGCGCGCGTCAGGCGCCCAGCGGGGCAAACCTGCAGCCCGGCATGTTCTACGCGGTGCAGGGCGCGGTGCGTGCTGTGCTGTGTGATGACCTGGTGCAGGCATTCCGTGCGGGGCAGCAGGAGGTGGAGGACTACGCGTACTTTCCCAAGCCCATGCCTTCGGTGCTCAGGCGCCGGCAGGTGGCGGCGGCGCGGGCGTTGTATGGCGCGTTGCAGATCGAGCGGGATGACAGGGCCGGGCGGGACCAGCAGTTTGAGCGCAACTTCCGTTTCTTCGATGCGCCGGTGGCGCTGGTGGTGACGATTGACCGCGACTTTGGCAGCGGCGGTTACATGGACCTGGGCATGGCGCTGTACGGCCTGATGCTGGCGGCGCATGCGCGTGGGTTGGCAACGTGTGCGGTGGGTGCTCTGGCGTCTTACCCCAGCCTGATTCGCCGCCACCTGGGTCTGGATGACAAGAGTGTGGTGGTGTGCGGCATGGCCCTGGGCTATGCGGATGAAGACGCGCCGGTGAACCGCACCGTCACCACACGCTGCGCGCTGGACGAATACTTCCGCGTGATTGGCTGA
- a CDS encoding CbiQ family ECF transporter T component: protein MGSLYSEHRTWLHSVPAGWKLFLFALLGTLQYGVDNLTVLGWGTALCAVMFASLGRAVAPARKLLLSLLLACALILAFHGFMHQVQVGVVSTLRLFSASLLGIALTLTTRSGDLLNVLELLLSPLQRLGVKTERLALLLAMMLRFTEHFFVVWKRLDDAHRVRTGKAGGLRLLAPLTIHMLVSARRLADTLELRLGE, encoded by the coding sequence ATGGGAAGCCTTTACAGCGAACACCGCACCTGGCTGCACAGCGTCCCCGCTGGCTGGAAGCTGTTTCTGTTCGCGTTGCTGGGCACGCTGCAATACGGCGTGGACAACCTCACCGTCCTGGGCTGGGGGACCGCACTGTGCGCCGTGATGTTTGCGTCATTGGGCCGCGCCGTGGCACCGGCGCGCAAGCTGCTGCTGTCTTTGCTGCTGGCCTGCGCACTGATCCTGGCGTTCCATGGCTTCATGCACCAGGTGCAGGTGGGTGTGGTGAGCACGCTGCGCCTGTTCAGCGCGTCCCTGCTGGGCATTGCGCTCACGCTCACCACCCGCAGTGGCGACTTGCTCAACGTGCTGGAACTGCTGCTGTCGCCACTGCAACGCCTGGGTGTCAAGACCGAGCGGCTGGCCTTGCTGCTGGCCATGATGCTGCGGTTTACCGAACACTTCTTCGTCGTGTGGAAGCGCCTGGACGATGCGCACCGCGTGCGCACGGGCAAGGCCGGTGGCCTGCGCCTGCTGGCGCCTCTAACCATCCACATGCTGGTTTCAGCCCGGCGCCTGGCGGATACACTCGAATTACGCTTGGGCGAGTGA
- a CDS encoding LysR family transcriptional regulator — protein MEQYKRMALFAEVVTAGSLTAAARKLGMTPSAVSQHLRALEGALGLALLHRTTRKLTLTEAGARYFEGCAAMVNAARSAEQALAHHRDEPEGDLRITAPIGFGGLLARALYPLRDYPKLSLSLLLDDTVMDLVEERIDIALRVGNLADSSLVARRLGAIPVQLCAAPSYLATYGWPQHPKDLEHHAWLGVRPMGVANTTLLWTGPRNEQVSVKVSGRVQASQVTTLHALCVAGWGISLMVSEDERRAIADGRLVPLLPDWKLPDFEVHAITPRRGEQPAKVRHAMSLLAHYIGNLTPVPAA, from the coding sequence ATGGAGCAATACAAACGCATGGCCCTGTTTGCCGAAGTGGTGACGGCCGGGTCGCTGACCGCCGCCGCGCGCAAACTGGGCATGACACCTTCGGCGGTGAGCCAGCATTTGCGTGCACTGGAAGGGGCCCTGGGCCTGGCACTGCTGCACCGGACTACGCGCAAGCTCACCCTTACCGAGGCCGGCGCGCGCTATTTCGAAGGCTGTGCTGCCATGGTGAACGCAGCGCGATCGGCCGAACAGGCCCTGGCACACCACCGTGATGAACCCGAAGGCGATTTGCGCATCACCGCCCCCATCGGGTTTGGCGGCCTGCTGGCGCGGGCCCTGTACCCCTTGCGCGACTACCCCAAGCTGAGCCTGAGCCTGCTGCTGGATGACACCGTGATGGATTTGGTCGAGGAGCGCATCGACATCGCATTGCGGGTGGGTAACCTTGCCGACTCCAGCTTGGTCGCGCGGCGGCTGGGCGCCATACCTGTACAGCTTTGCGCGGCGCCGTCCTACCTCGCGACCTATGGCTGGCCGCAACATCCGAAAGACCTGGAGCACCATGCCTGGCTTGGCGTGCGCCCCATGGGCGTTGCAAACACCACCCTGTTATGGACCGGCCCCCGCAACGAACAGGTGAGCGTCAAGGTGAGCGGAAGGGTTCAGGCTTCACAAGTCACAACCCTGCATGCACTCTGCGTTGCCGGTTGGGGCATCAGCCTGATGGTCAGTGAAGATGAGCGTCGCGCCATTGCCGACGGCCGGCTGGTGCCCCTGCTGCCCGACTGGAAACTGCCGGACTTCGAGGTCCATGCCATCACGCCCCGACGTGGCGAGCAACCCGCCAAAGTGCGCCATGCCATGAGCCTGTTGGCCCACTACATCGGCAACCTGACGCCAGTGCCTGCGGCTTGA
- a CDS encoding NAD(P)-dependent oxidoreductase, translated as MKIALIGTGYVGTPLLAELSSRGHQVTVLARTPSKVAAQPGVTVVKADVLDPAQVTQAVAGHDAVISAYNPGWTEPRIHDLFLQGTQAIFAGVKQAGVKRLLVVGGAGSLFVAPGVQLVDTPPFPAEYKQGALAAREALNLIQKETSLDWTFLSPPILLTPGERTGKYRVGADSPLPGVGDAPSGISVQDLAVAIVDEMEKPQHIQKRFTVAN; from the coding sequence ATGAAGATTGCATTGATTGGTACGGGCTACGTTGGTACCCCGTTGTTGGCGGAACTCAGCAGCCGCGGCCACCAGGTCACGGTGCTGGCACGCACCCCCTCCAAGGTCGCCGCGCAGCCCGGCGTGACCGTGGTGAAGGCGGACGTGCTGGACCCAGCGCAAGTCACCCAAGCCGTTGCAGGCCATGACGCGGTCATCAGCGCCTACAACCCGGGCTGGACAGAGCCCCGCATCCATGACCTCTTCCTGCAGGGCACACAGGCCATCTTTGCGGGCGTCAAACAGGCGGGCGTCAAGCGGCTACTGGTCGTGGGCGGTGCGGGCAGTCTGTTTGTTGCACCCGGTGTGCAGCTGGTGGACACGCCTCCGTTCCCTGCGGAATACAAGCAAGGTGCACTGGCAGCGCGCGAAGCGCTGAACCTGATTCAAAAGGAAACCAGCCTGGACTGGACCTTTCTTTCGCCCCCGATCCTGCTGACGCCCGGCGAGCGTACCGGCAAGTACCGCGTCGGTGCCGATAGCCCGCTGCCCGGAGTTGGCGATGCACCCTCAGGCATTTCGGTGCAGGACCTTGCCGTGGCCATCGTGGACGAGATGGAAAAGCCGCAACATATCCAGAAGCGGTTCACGGTCGCCAACTAG